In Pagrus major chromosome 23, Pma_NU_1.0, the genomic window TGCTGTTTTGTGCTGAGAAGGTAGTGTACAATGAGTTTTTCAATGAACACTGttgcttgctgctgctgctaaaaaaGCAGGTTGATCAgagtgaatgaaaagtcaaacaATGATCTCAAagagctgaggggagctgcagaggTGAGTGAAGCTCTGCTTTACTTCTCCCACTgaatgcaataaaaacacattatcatcACTGGTCTTCATTTTGTCACTGATCTGAATTATATGTCATTCTTAACGTTAGCTGGTAGTCAGCTGAAGTTTGTTAGCAAGCCACAGTTACATTAACTAGTGTTTGAAGCAGCGATGTGTTTGTTAGCAGAGGTACAGCACTACTGTCGGTGTCCTCCTCAGGAGAACAGTTCCTATTTTATTTCATAGTGATGTGTTTTgctcagagagacacagagagaacaTTATTATTTCTCTGTTCACAGTTCACTGACCTGATGCTTTCTTTACAGTTGGATGTTCGACATCTGTCCGAGGATAGCGTGAACACCTCCAATCCCTATCCCATCTACAGCACAGTGAACAAAAACTGTCTGCAAAATGGCCTTAACGAAAgtactcaacacacacacacaccaatgagacaaatatacatacaactCAAAACCTTTCACACTGcaacaaaaaatgcagcttcacACATTAAAGGAATACAGACTGAAGCTGCAAATGAGCACTGACTTCAGATTTCCACTGTTAAGCCCTCATCAGATTTATAACCGTGCTATGTTTAAGTCTTtttgcttctgtctgtctgtctgtggctcAGCTAAATGGTTCGAGATGACTCCTCATGAGGTTGGCTTCACAGATCTGGGTCTCTTCATCAACACCTCACATCTCAGCAGCAGAATCCATAAAGCACATCCTGAAGATAAAGGGCTGGAGATGGACATAACCAAGCTTCAAGGTGCTTCAGCCTCTTTTTTCTGCTGGAAGCACAGCATCTTAAAAACAAGGAGATCTGTTGACAGCAACTGTGTGGAAGCCCAGAAAGGCCATGATGGTGTCTTTTTTAAGTTATCTCAAGGACACAATATTCctttctctgctgttctctaAAAATATCTTGTGCTTGTGCTGgttgttttcttgtgaaaacGGTTGACTGACGAATTTGTCTTCAAAGTTGAAGTCTGGCTTGTTTTTTAACCCTCAGATGCCGTTTCCTTCTGTGCTTAGCTAGTTGAGTTATGTTGGCTTGAGGCTTGAGACCATACATTTATAATTGAAAGCCTGCTTTACAAACTGGGATTGTGCtgtttgaaaaacatgaaatgtgaccAGCGAAACAGAAATCAGATTCTGTTGAGGTGCTTTATGGGAAGTGTGGGATCCATTGATTTTTGACCATTGTGAAGCATGCTTCAGTGACGCTGGTAGTTTTGGCATGGCCTGCCGAGCATATTCCTCtgtgccaagctaagctaactgattTTTGGCAGTAGCTTCATTTTCtccaatcttctcatctaacttttggaaagaaagaaaataggtGTATTTCTTGAATGGCAAACCTTTTGAGGTGTCACGAGTCAAAAAGTTTGACATGAGCTCCAGCTTAATACTCCTTGGTTCAAATTCTCTCATTTTTCAAGTTTGCCCTCAGTTGGTGACATATTTTTGACTGGAAACTAGACAGTGTTATTGTTAGCagattttttacagtgtgttagctgtatgtgtgtgctttgttATACAGGTATAATGGGCAGCGCTGTATCAGATGAAAAAAGTCTTACAGACTATATGCCTGACTGGctgaaaggtaaaaaaacaaaatgggcGATGAAGtagctgaacattttgaactGTGCAGCAGTAGAAATGACAGACTGTGTGCTCTCAGGTCTGGTGGGTACAGCAGCTACTGATATGAACATCTTACTGGATGTGGTGTCTCTCTGGACTGAAGGTACCAGGTTTATAGTGTATAGTAATAGCATATTGATAGTTCATGTTATGTGTATACAGGCATGTATAATTCTATTTCTGTTTCAGGACCACAGCAGGTCAACAGTTCCTTGGATGTCTTGAATGGGTACCACAGTTTTCTGAAGCTATCAGAGCTGATCAGAAAGACTACAGAGGACCCCACTGTCTTATCTGGGCTGGACAACCTGCAGAAAACACTCAAAGGTATAACTGATAGTAATGATGGTCTTAATCTATAACTTTACCTATCGAGAAAAGGTTTCCTGGGCGATCACAGTGTTTACTCAACAATGAATCTGTCTGAATTCTTATTGTACAGAAAATCTGAGCCTCACCCCCACTGCATTGTTTAATAAGAGCAGCCCAGAACTGATCCTTGGGCTGTGGCGTCAGAGCATGGCACCCTTACAGACTTGGATCCAGAGTCTGATTGAATCGCCAATCAAAGAGAACGGTCAGTGCCAGAGTCATAATGTTCTTTGGTGCAACCATCCCCTTTCCTGTTAAACTTACAGTATATGTGCTCTGTGTTGGGTTCATTTACATAttcaagaaaaataatgttaagaCGATATTATAAAGATGTTGCAGGGGGACCTGTTAGAGCGTCACTCGATACCCTGACCTTGTGGaaggtgttgtgtttttagttcATTCCCAAAACCGAAGACACATTTTGTCCAATGTAAAAAGTGGACTAGGCTGTGGAATCAGCCTAACTCCCTGATTCCACAGGGCACGTATCACACAGATTCATATCCCATTCATTGCACTCTACAAAGCGACATCTTCAGTTAGCTGCTAGCAAAAGTCAAATGTTATAATGGTTAGCTTTAGCTGCATCAGTAGATTCAGCCTAATTTTCTTATGATGAATATATCCTTCCAACACGTACTGTAGTCCTTGCTGTCTTGAAGCTTTATTTCCTGACTCTTAGAAACTATCCAGCAAACACGGTGGCACCCAGCTAAACGAGACAGCTGTCACcatgtttctttttgtcaagCTTGTCCAACCTAGCAACAGTAACAAAGGCAGGGTGAGACTTAGGATTGGTCAATTGTCTGCAACGTCTTGACCAATGCAACTGCTGTTTCTAACATCTGTACCACATAATTGCCCAGAAAACACTTCTACTAGATGGGGGTCCACTGCATTTTACAACTAGTAGCTACAAAACTAAGTACAAGTGATAGGCAGGATCTGTAACTGTAAATACCtgtaaataaatcagttttaaagTGGCATCTAACTTTTGGGAAGAAAGAAGATAGGTGTATTTCTTAAATaatagaccttttttttttttgaaggtgTCACGAGTCAAAAAGGTTGACATGAGCTCCAACTTAACATGCCTTGGTTCAAATTCTCTCATTTCTCAAGTTTCCCCTCAGTTGGTGACATATTTTTGACTGGAAACCAGACAGTGTTATCGTTGGCagattttttacagtgttttagctgtatgtgtgtgctttgttATACAGGTACAGTGGGCAGCGCAGTAGCTGATGAAAAAAGTCTTACAGACTATATGCCTGACTGGctgaaaggtaaaaaaaaccaaaatggGCGATGAAGtagctgaacattttgaactGCAGCAGTAGAAATGACAGACTGTGTGCTCTCAGGTCTGGTGGGTACAGCAGCTACTGATAACAACAACTTACTGGATGTGGTGTCTCTCTGGACTGAAGGTACCAGGTTTATAGTGTATAGTAATAGCATATTGATAGTTCATGTTATGTGTATACAGGCATGTATAATTCTATTTCTGTTTCAGGACCACAGCAGGTCAAAAGGTTTCCTGGGCGATCACAGTGTTCACTCAACAATGAATCTGTATGAATTCTTATTGTACAGAAAATCTGAACCTCATCCCCACTGCATTGTTTAATAAGAGCAGCCCAGAACTGATCCTTGGGCTGTGGCGTCAGAGCATGGCACCCTTACAGACTTGGATCGGACAGACTTAGGATTGGTCAATTATCTGCAACCTCTTGACCAGTGCAAATGCTGTTTCTATCTGTACCACATAATTGCCTTGAAAACACTTTTACTAAATGGGAGTCCACTGCACTTTACAACTAGTAGCTACAAAACTAAATACAAGTGATAGGCAGGACCTGTAACTGTAAATACCTGTAAATAAGTCACATTTAAAGCGGCATTGATAGTTTTTTTCTGGCACAAGGGGGCAGTGCCACAAGACATAATACAACCATGAAATATACCACCTTAAAAAGTTGTTGTGGCTCACCATGTCATGGCTCACCACAGCAACCAAGAATGAGTTCTGTATTTCTTCCTccgattttttttctcttttttgtagTATTTTCTGGAGGGGGGCAGGGGGAACAAGCTgttaacacaacactgacatattattaCAATGTGTGATTATTTGTAataacaatgcagctttgagtTCTTCATCATGTACAGTAACTTGCTTGATTTgagtctgctgtgttttctcagCCTCTTGGCTGCTCCAAAAAGTCTTCCCAATGATTTGGAAATGGGAATGGGGAACCACTGAAAACTTCCTCTACCAATACACAGGTAACTTCTTGTCACTGCGGTTAATATCCGTATATTTATTACACTTCCAGTCCTGTGATTTTCCAGACTAATGGTGGAAAACAACAGAATGAGATCAAACTGTTGCTACATGGTGATTTTCATGTTGCTGGAAAGGTGCTGTGGTGCCATCTTGTATCAGATCTAAGCAGCACCTGCAGCTAGTAGATGCCGGTGTGATGCTCAACACACCCTACCCTCCCTTcctgggagagaaaagagatgtAGACCTCCTCATTACTCTGGACTACGGAGCAGACGAGCCTTTCAAGGTGAGGCATTTGTAAAGTGAACGGTTGTGGTTACTGGTGTGTGTTGTAGATGGATATTAATTATTAAGATATTAAAAGACCATATTTACAGGACAGCCATTTCCcactgacatcacgctcagggtgggaagctctAATGTGGTACAGTGTATCCAGGGCTCGAGCCTTTCATTCAAATAAAATAGACGTGTAAATCATAATTAGGAGCATGTGTTAATAGAAAATTCCGCCCAATCAGCCACTACTTTTttcaataacaacaaaacaacaatggcgaAAATAGTCTCTTCGCTGGACCAATGCTGTGTGAACCATGACAAAACAAGAAGATTAACCAATGATATCTGTTGATAAAGTCACAGTATCCACTTGTCAGCATGATTGGATCTCCAGGCGCCATAAATAGGGAGAATGGACCAGAACATGCTTGGAGCTCTGAGCTAGAGTCTGGCAGCTAGGcataaaatgacaaactgaacagTCTACCCTGACTTCAACGCAGTGCTTCTTCTCATGCCGTTACCATCGTTATCCCTCTCCACAGCGCTGTGTCAGTGCTAGTTACAATCACTGACTGGCTACACAGCACGAGACCTAATGTAAGAGAATTGTTCCGCAGTACCAGTCCATCTCCTCACAGAAGACTTGCTGGCAGAACCTTGTGAATATGTTGCGCTGATCAAACAAGGCGGGCACTGAAAATCCCTACTGAAAACAGAAGGAGTGGAGCTAGTTAGCTCCATTTGCTGTTAGCCACCGGTTaacagctaatggagctaatAGCTTACAGCTAACGTTAAAAACAATACAGTACAGAAAGTTTCTGTTCAGACAAACATGAAGTCACCGCTGTCcatcagcagaagtgctcaATGGTTCATCATTTTTGTTCCTCAGAACTAGCTTGTGGCCAGAGTGGACAGGGTAAGAGAGGATAGGACAGGATAGGGTAGGATACAACAGGGTAGGATGGGGCaggttttcttagcttagcttccttggctagttGGCCAACATTGTTTTAagcatatgaggctgaacaaagctaagttacagacgtggtgcagagacaaggatgcttttaaacctggcacagggatgtatgtcagTGATAATGGGAGAtggtttcctctgcagggtgagacagttggagtTTCATGTCCGAGCGACATAGGGatacagtggtgagctaatatAATAACTGCTGCCTTAGGACAACACTGAGTGGACACGCTGCCTCAGATTCATAAACAGCAATGTCATCGTCCATGGGTGATGTCTCCCGAATTGGCATATGAtaatgtctacagtgaaacgTCTTCATATGCCAATTCGtcagacatcgcccaaccctaaaTTCCCTGTTTCCTCACAAAAACGACTATAGGTTGCTTCTGAAAGCAGTTTGTTAGAACACATATTTGCATTTCTTGTACTGTTTGTAGTTGTGGTAATTATACAGCTGCAAAAGaggcagtgaggagaagtagtatgAACAGTGTATATTGAGAGGAAGTTggggatggatggttgggttaaacaagcacaggactttcattcaggacaCCACTGTTC contains:
- the LOC141019770 gene encoding cytosolic phospholipase A2 gamma-like isoform X1, which produces MCGRVSWVAGLLCAWTVMLGPMGQPVDKREDKSAVAPQMQEQREMRMPTPAPMKDFAVEHSVRQSESLSAAEKEFVLKRKEVALESLNSLGIKSTLASVPHIGLLGSGGGQRAAVGLVGSLYQLEKEGLLDTVLYLGAVSGSAWSMSSLYSDPQWSSNLDGAVSRLSGPGVEMEQALAWLHNRSKEEDFSLTDVLGLLTSAAIVKQLDVRHLSEDSVNTSNPYPIYSTVNKNCLQNGLNETKWFEMTPHEVGFTDLGLFINTSHLSSRIHKAHPEDKGLEMDITKLQGIMGSAVSDEKSLTDYMPDWLKGLVGTAATDMNILLDVVSLWTEGPQQVNSSLDVLNGYHSFLKLSELIRKTTEDPTVLSGLDNLQKTLKENLSLTPTALFNKSSPELILGLWRQSMAPLQTWIQSLIESPIKENGTVGSAVADEKSLTDYMPDWLKGLVGTAATDNNNLLDVVSLWTEASWLLQKVFPMIWKWEWGTTENFLYQYTGAVVPSCIRSKQHLQLVDAGVMLNTPYPPFLGEKRDVDLLITLDYGADEPFKTLTLARDYAAAVKKPFPEIDEKILEERDWPKDCYVFEGKEKEPTIVYMPLFNRDNCKDAMDIKAKMKEFSTIQLPFNREKIEFVLETVKANVKNNKETLLREIYKAALRRLNKSYRSSSMSDI